The following are encoded in a window of Megachile rotundata isolate GNS110a chromosome 2, iyMegRotu1, whole genome shotgun sequence genomic DNA:
- the LOC105663785 gene encoding uncharacterized protein LOC105663785 — protein sequence MKKEFAQELKGLVDGTTDSVQAFEALKRPVKHWDDWLVFVIARKLDPKTRMAWESHVGASTEPSTFEELITFLITRIRAVEAVEVQVPRASPEVENSLNSERADTSSKVIHCATTSCSVSESISVILATAELVLESDQENRTLVRALIHPCSEVSLVEESVAQILRLSKTPDKIPVIGVGKTQTFTKGRVSLRLYSRYDESTSYNLTAYVLPRLSAYQNRTSSSSVALSHLQGLKLADPNFQSFRRISVILGAGIYAQIIRSGLIQGPPNTPIAQATSLGWILTGPLLAPQKNKAESHQAISLQCSLMDPDLTETLTKFWKLEEVPSNSKPLTSEEEACENHFRKTHSRDASGGYTVSLQFKSSPSLLGESKRAAISFLAKLETHFNSNPSLQKEYCDFIKEYESLRHMERVPEQENFSSNYYLPHHGVWRKTSAITKLRVVFNASHKSTSGLSLNNLVHTGPNLLSEVFSILLRWRRHAIAFVADIEKMYRQIRVSQADCEFQKIVWRNSPTSQLSTYKLLTVAYGIACVPFLAIRTLQQLSTDEKEVYPLAALYLLHDTYVDDVVSGANTLEEAILLSQQLIALLRAGGFKLRKWVSNNPDLLKNLPADYLASSFNLVCNFDAVSSLLGLSWNTSTDCFIFNPQPRNLTGRITKRTVFSEISGLFDPLGLLAPVHPEATPTMTLVAAKTRVAPLKQVSLPRLELCAAPYWLGLLKVLEILFLYIPVNSISSLTSP from the exons ATGAAGAAGGAGTTCGCACAAGAGTTGAAGGGGTTGGTTGACGGCACTACCGATTCGGTTCAAGCCTTCGAAGCTTTGAAGCGGCCAGTCAAGCATTGGGACGATTGGCTGGTCTTCGTCATCGCCAGAAAATTGGATCCCAAAACCAGGATGGCTTGGGAATCACACGTCGGAGCGTCAACCGAACCTTCTACATTTGAAGAGCTCATAACCTTCCTCATCACAAGAATAAGAGCAGTGGAGGCTGTGGAAG TGCAGGTACCCAGGGCAAGTCCTGAGGTGGAGAACAGTCTCAATTCAGAGCGAGCTGACACTTCCAGCAAGGTTATTCACTGCGCAACGACATCCTGTTCCGTGTCTGAGTCGATTTCGGTCATTCTAGCCACTGCGGAACTCGTGCTGGAGTCAGACCAGGAAAATCGGACGCTCGTCAGAGCTCTTATACATCCCTGTTCGGAAGTTTCACTGGTAGAAGAAAGCGTCGCTCAAATCTTGAGACTTTCCAAAACTCCAGATAAAATTCCGGTAATTGGTGTTGGAAAGACACAGACCTTCACTAAAGGTAGGGTTTCTCTTCGTTTATATTCTCGTTATGACGAATCCACTTCATATAATTTGACCGCTTACGTGCTTCCTCGATTATCAGCGTATCAGAACAGAACTTCATCTAGTTCAGTCGCGCTTTCTCATCTTCAAGGCTTGAAACTGGCGGATCCGAATTTTCAATCATTCCGACGCATAAGCGTCATCCTGGGAGCGGGAATATACGCTCAGATCATTCGGTCCGGTTTAATACAAGGTCCACCAAATACCCCAATAGCTCAGGCTACTTCACTTGGGTGGATATTAACGGGACCCTTGCTCGCCCCCCAAAAGAACAAAGCCGAATCTCATCAGGCAATATCTTTACAATGCTCATTAATGGATCCGGACTTAACAGAGACACTCACCAAGTTCTGGAAGCTCGAGGAAGTCCCTTCCAACTCAAAACCGCTCACTAGTGAGGAAGAGGCGTGCGAGAATCACTTCCGAAAAACGCATTCTCGGGACGCTTCGGGGGGATACACCGTGTCTTTGCAATTCAAATCTTCACCTTCTCTTCTGGGTGAGAGCAAACGAGCCGCTATTTCTTTCCTCGCGAAGTTAGAGACGCACTTCAACTCAAATCCCTCGCTACAAAAAGaatattgcgattttattaaagAGTATGAGTCGCTAAGACACATGGAGCGTGTACCGGAACAAGAAAACTTCAGTTCAAACTATTATTTGCCTCATCACGGTGTGTGGCGTAAAACTAGCGCGATTACTAAACTTAGAGTCGTGTTTAACGCCTCACACAAAAGCACTTCAGGTCTGTCTTTAAACAACCTGGTACACACTGGTCCAAATCTATTATCGGAAGTTTTTTCTATTCTATTACGCTGGCGCAGACATGCTATAGCTTTCGTGGCGGACATTGAGAAAATGTATCGTCAAATTCGGGTATCTCAAGCAGATTGTGAGTTTCAAAAAATCGTTTGGCGAAATTCTCCTACTTCTCAACTCTCTACTTACAAACTTTTAACGGTTGCTTACGGCATTGCATGCGTTCCATTTCTGGCTATTCGTACTCTACAACAGTTAAGTACAGATGAAAAAGAGGTTTATCCGCTGGCAGCTCTCTATCTTTTACACGACACCTACGTCGATGACGTCGTATCTGGAGCAAACACTCTGGAAGAAGCCATTCTCCTTAGTCAACAATTAATTGCGTTGTTAAGGGCGGGCGGCTTCAAACTTAGAAAATGGGTATCTAATAATCCCGATCTTTTAAAAAACTTACCAGCGGATTACCTTGCTTCTTCTTTTAATCTTGTGTGCAACTTTGACGCAGTTTCTAGTCTCCTTGGTTTGAGTTGGAACACTTCCACGGATTGCTTTATTTTCAACCCTCAACCTCGGAATCTTACTGGACGCATAACTAAAAGAACAGTTTTTAGTGAGATTTCAGGTTTGTTCGACCCACTAGGCCTTCTGGCTCCTGTG CATCCCGAAGCTACACCCACTATGACGCTCGTAGCAGCTAAAACGCGAGTAGCTCCTTTAAAACAAGTCTCACTGCCTAGACTCGAACTGTGCGCAGCTCCCTACTGGTTAGGCTTATTAAAAGTGTTAGAGATACTCTTTCTTTACATACCTGTGAACTCCATCTCTAGTCTGACTTCACCATAG
- the LOC143266619 gene encoding uncharacterized protein LOC143266619 yields the protein MEPLCGNDDTEEIRRSPPAWWHQVAWWPMWPWWAMPPPPPAAELNGQSPFPAGPPPPTARLPLPPARLPLPPAGLPLPPVRLPLPQLPPARPSPPPVPQLPSTQRPALPPPPPPPEAQTTAAPATVISF from the exons atggaACCACTCTGTGGAAATG ACGACACTGAAGAAATAAGAAGGTCACCACCGGCATGGTGGCATCAGGTCGCGTGGTGGCCGATGTGGCCGTGGTGGGCAatgccgccgccgccgccagcTGCAGAGCTCAACGGACAATCGCCGTTTCCAGCGGGGCCGCCACCGCCCACGGCGAGGCTACCACTGCCCCCGGCGAGGCTACCACTGCCCCCGGCGGGGCTGCCACTGCCCCCAGTGAGGCTGCCACTGCCGCAGCTGCCCCCGGCGAGGCCGTCACCGCCGCCGGTGCCGCAGTTGCCATCAACGCAACGACCAGCACTGCCAcccccgcccccgcccccgGAAGCACAAACAACAGCTGCACCTGCTACC GTGATTAGTTTTTGA
- the LOC143266635 gene encoding uncharacterized protein LOC143266635: MNWRLKGKALKWVQTKPNYLVLSATQLLEEMKLVFDHRPSKLALRREMEIRTWNKNETFYDYYLEKMILANRINVDPEELVDLLIDGIPDIRLRDQARMNCYKSAEELLRAFKKIALEENTSFDRKRAATSRHSTRDGIIATSRQSTRDEITATSRQSIRDEITNKEFRCYNCNTTGHLKKNCPKPLRTWGSCYRCGSTQHRANNCSLNAASTSRAAGTTTLNLIQPNSPRDAFEVTISWEVSGGKYGNQQVNLTGMLDSGSPN, encoded by the exons ATGAATTGGAGATTAAAGGGAAAAGCCCTTAAATGGGTTCAAACAAAACCAAATTATCTTGTTTTGTCTGCCACTCAATTACTCGAAGAAATGAAGTTGGTTTTCGATCACCGCCCAAGTAAACTCGCACTACGAAGAGAAATGGAGATTCGAACATGGAACAAAAACGAAACGTTCTACGATTATTACCTTGAAAAAATGATTCTAGCGAATAGAATTAATGTCGATCCAGAAGAATTGGTAGATTTATTAATTGATGGTATCCCGGACATACGGTTGAGGGATCAAGCACGTATGAACTGCTACAAGAGTGCTGAAGAATTGTTACGAGCATTTAAGAAAATTGCATTGGAAGAAAACACTAGTTTTGATCGGAAGAGAGCAGCAACGTCAAGGCATTCAACGCGAGATGGAATAATAGCAACGTCAAGACAGTCAACGCGAGATGAAATAACAGCAACGTCAAGGCAGTCAATACGCGATGAAATAACCAATAAAGAATTTCGATGTTATAATTGCAACACGACAGGGCATTTAAAGAAGAATTGCCCAAAGCCGCTGCGAACGTGGGGATCGTGCTATCGTTGTGGAAGTACTCAACATCGGGCAAATAATTGTTCTTTGAATGCAGCTTCAACATCTAGAGCAGCAGGGACAACCACTTTGAATCTAATCCAGCCAAATTCACCTCGTGATGCGTTTGAAGTTACAATATCATGGGAAGTTAGCGGCGGGAAATATGGTAACCAACAAGTCAATTTAACAGGAATGCTTGATTCAGGATCACCG AATTAA